The stretch of DNA GGCACGTCAGTCGGCGGATGGAAAATTATTAAAACCGTTGGCGGAAAGATTATGAAAATCCGTCCAGTCAACGGTGTAGCGGCCGACCTCTCATCTGCAATGATCATTTTTGGCGCCACAATGATTCATTTGCCGGTCAGCACAACCCATGTGATCTCTTCTTCTATTCTTGGTGTTGGTACTGCCCACCGTGTCAAAGGAGTTAAATGGGATACTGCTCAGCGCATGCTGATCACCTGGGTCATCACACTGCCGATAACTGCTACTATCGCAGCCATCAGCTACTATATACTGAATATCTTTCTCTAAGCTGAACCAATTTTTGGTTCAGCTTTTTTATACAAAATCCGATTTCTTGACGAATGAACATATATTGATTAAAGTGAAAAGCGAATATCACTTACGAAAAGTAATAGACGAACCATTTTTTCGCTTTTATGGCGAAAAATGACGATATAGGGGGATTTTTGTTTATGTCAGATTTTTTTGAAGTAGCCCTTGGCCGCCGTTCGGTAAAAGTATACGATCCGAATGCACGTATATCAGAGGAAGAGTTAACAGAATTGCTTCAAGTAGCAGGACGGGCACCATCTGCGTGGAATCTACAGCAATGGCACTTCCTTGTTTTTCACGGAAAAGACGTGCAGAAAAAATTATTGCCAATCGCCTACAATCAGCAGCAAATTGTGGATGCCTCTGCTGTTATTTGCATTATGGGTGATTTGCAAGGCAATTTAAACGTCGATCCGGTTTTTGATCCACAGGTTGAAAGCGGCGAAATGACACCTGAGCTAAAAGAAATTTTAGCCGGCCAAATTAACGGAGCTTACAACCGCGCTGAGTACCCGCGCGACGGGGCCATTTTAAATTCATCGCTGGCTGCGATGCAGCTTATGCTGGCTGCACGGGCAAAAGGATATGACACATGCCCAATTGGCGGCTTCAATGCTTCCGGGCTGGCAGAGGCGTTTAACGTGCCTGCACGTTACCTGCCAACGATGCTGATTACAGTCGGTAAAGCCCTTCAGGAAGGCCGTCCTACTGACCGTCTTCCGATCAACCAGCTGATTACCTACGCAGAATAATTCAAAAGCCGCTTCTCGTAGAGAGCGGCTTTTGAATTGCCTCTTGCACCTCCTGCAGAAAACGTCTAGTATTAACAAGGGATTTTAATGCTTGTTTGTGGAGGAATGAAGAAATGTTTAAATTGAATGAACATGGCACGACCGTTAAAACGGAACTGCTTGCCGGCTTAACAACCTTCCTGACAATGGTGTATATCGTGGTAGTTAACCCGATTATTCTGTCAGATGCCGGTGTCCCATTTGAGCAGGTGTTTACGGCGACAATCATTGCAGCGGTTGTCGGAACACTTTGGATGGGCTTGTTCGCCAACTACCCAATTGCGATTGCACCTGGTATGGGAATGAATGCGTATTTCGCTTACTCAGTTGTCGGGTCGCATGGCGGCATTACGTATGAAACAGCATTTGCAGCTGTTTTTATTTCGGGGCTTCTTTTTGTGGTTTTGTCTTTAACGCCGCTTCGTGAAAAGTTAATCGAAGCCATACCCGAAAATTTAAAGCACGGTATTTCTGCCGGTATCGGCTTGTTTATTGCTTTTATTGGGCTTCGCCTGACTGGCATCATCGTCCCGGATCCGAGCAACCTTGTGAAGCTGGGCGATTTGCAGAGCCCGTCCGCGCTTTTGGCTTTGTTCGGCCTTGCGGTTACCATTGTGTTAATGGTTCGCGGTGTGAACGGTGCCCTATTCATCGGTATGGTCATTACGGGGCTTGCTGCTTTTTTTACCGGCCAGCTTTCGTTCAAGGAGGGCTTTGTCGGCATGCCGTCCATGCCGGATGGGCTGTTAGCTTTAAATCCTATTACAGCCTTTGGTGACGTTGTCAGCCACAGCTTATATGCGGTTGTTTTTTCTTTCCTGCTCGTCACGATTTTTGACACAACCGGCACAATGGTTGGTGTTGCCCAGCAGGCTGGTTTGATGAAAGGAAACAAAATGCCCCGAGCGCGCCAAGCACTTTTAGCGGATTCTGTTGCTACATCCATCGGTGCGATGGCGGGTACGAGCCCGACCAGTGCTTATATTGAATCATCAACAGGCGTTGCAGCCGGAGGAAGAACCGGACTTACATCGGTAACCGTTGCTGGATTGTTTATTCTGGCTGCTTTCTTTGGCCCGCTTGTTTCAGCTGTATCCGGTATTTCTGCCATTACA from Domibacillus sp. DTU_2020_1001157_1_SI_ALB_TIR_016 encodes:
- a CDS encoding nitroreductase family protein gives rise to the protein MSDFFEVALGRRSVKVYDPNARISEEELTELLQVAGRAPSAWNLQQWHFLVFHGKDVQKKLLPIAYNQQQIVDASAVICIMGDLQGNLNVDPVFDPQVESGEMTPELKEILAGQINGAYNRAEYPRDGAILNSSLAAMQLMLAARAKGYDTCPIGGFNASGLAEAFNVPARYLPTMLITVGKALQEGRPTDRLPINQLITYAE
- a CDS encoding NCS2 family permease — encoded protein: MFKLNEHGTTVKTELLAGLTTFLTMVYIVVVNPIILSDAGVPFEQVFTATIIAAVVGTLWMGLFANYPIAIAPGMGMNAYFAYSVVGSHGGITYETAFAAVFISGLLFVVLSLTPLREKLIEAIPENLKHGISAGIGLFIAFIGLRLTGIIVPDPSNLVKLGDLQSPSALLALFGLAVTIVLMVRGVNGALFIGMVITGLAAFFTGQLSFKEGFVGMPSMPDGLLALNPITAFGDVVSHSLYAVVFSFLLVTIFDTTGTMVGVAQQAGLMKGNKMPRARQALLADSVATSIGAMAGTSPTSAYIESSTGVAAGGRTGLTSVTVAGLFILAAFFGPLVSAVSGISAITAPSLIIVGCLMMQNAAKVNWKELDEAFPAFLIILTMPLTSSIATGIALGFVSYPLVKIARGRYKEVHPLVYIFAVLFFYQLLFLPH